One region of Mycolicibacterium rhodesiae NBB3 genomic DNA includes:
- the kstR2 gene encoding TetR family transcriptional regulator KstR2, translating into MTTPAPGQPATRRDELLELAATMFAERGLRATTVRDIADSAGILSGSLYHHFSSKEEMVDEVLRGFLDWLFERYEEIVASEDNPLARLKGLFMASFEAIEHRHAQVVIYQDEAKRLAGQERFSYVEKRNQEQRKMWLDLLNQGIEDGYFRPDIDVDLVYRFIRDTTWVSVRWYQPGGPLTAEEVGRQYLAIVLGGITNEKKD; encoded by the coding sequence ATGACCACACCCGCACCCGGTCAGCCGGCAACACGCCGCGACGAGCTTCTCGAGCTCGCCGCGACGATGTTCGCCGAGCGCGGGCTGCGGGCGACCACGGTGCGCGACATCGCGGACTCGGCGGGAATCCTGTCCGGCAGTCTCTACCATCACTTCTCGTCCAAGGAGGAGATGGTCGACGAGGTGCTGCGCGGATTTCTCGACTGGCTCTTCGAACGCTATGAGGAGATCGTCGCAAGCGAAGACAATCCCCTGGCACGGCTCAAGGGACTGTTCATGGCGTCGTTCGAGGCGATCGAGCACCGGCACGCACAGGTCGTCATCTATCAGGACGAGGCCAAGCGACTCGCAGGCCAGGAGCGCTTCTCCTATGTGGAGAAACGCAATCAAGAGCAGCGCAAGATGTGGCTGGACCTGCTCAACCAGGGCATCGAGGACGGGTACTTCCGGCCCGACATCGATGTCGATCTGGTCTACCGGTTCATCCGCGACACAACCTGGGTTTCGGTCCGCTGGTATCAACCGGGCGGACCGCTCACGGCCGAAGAGGTCGGCCGACAGTACCTAGCCATCGTTCTCGGCGGTATCACCAATGAAAAGAAGGATTGA
- the fadD3 gene encoding 3-((3aS,4S,7aS)-7a-methyl-1,5-dioxo-octahydro-1H-inden-4-yl)propanoate--CoA ligase FadD3 encodes MTPDPRTIPQVLDRIADQFADHDALVTHDRKLTWAQLRTEVRQAAAAMIDLGVQAGDRVAIWSPNTWHWVVACLATHYAGGVMVPLNTRYTASEATDILHRTAAPLLFAAGEFLGADKASSIDRDALPDLRHVIRVPIEKDDGTWDEFVARGNNLEAVDARAAAVTPDDVSDILFTSGTTGRSKGVLCAHRQSLDAPAAWAACGQLTSADRYLCINPFFHNFGYKAGILACLQTGATLIPQLTFDPEQAMAAVAEHRITVLPGPPTIYQTLLDHPKRGDYDLTSLRFAVTGAATIPVVLIERMQAELDIDIVLTAYGLTEASGFGTMCRADDDAVTVATTCGRPIADFELRIDDPSEDGSGEVLLRGPNVMFGYLDDPDATAAAIDSEGWLHTGDVGRLDERGNLTITDRLKDMYICGGFNVYPAEIEQVLARLDGVAESAVIGVPDERLGEVGKAFLVLKPGAELNEQQVIAYARTHLANFKAPRSVEFIDVLPRNPGGKVVKPVLREKTLRERL; translated from the coding sequence ATGACGCCAGATCCGCGGACGATTCCGCAGGTCCTGGACCGGATCGCCGACCAATTTGCCGATCACGACGCGCTGGTCACCCACGATCGCAAGCTGACCTGGGCGCAGTTGCGCACCGAGGTGCGGCAGGCCGCCGCAGCCATGATCGACCTGGGCGTACAGGCCGGGGACCGGGTCGCGATCTGGTCGCCAAACACCTGGCACTGGGTGGTCGCGTGCCTGGCCACGCACTACGCAGGTGGTGTGATGGTGCCGCTCAACACCCGCTACACCGCCAGCGAGGCCACCGACATCCTCCACCGCACGGCCGCGCCCCTACTCTTCGCGGCCGGCGAATTCCTCGGCGCCGACAAGGCCTCATCCATCGACCGGGACGCGCTGCCGGACCTGCGGCATGTGATCCGCGTCCCGATCGAGAAGGACGACGGCACCTGGGATGAGTTCGTCGCTCGTGGCAACAATCTCGAGGCGGTCGACGCCCGCGCCGCAGCCGTCACACCGGATGACGTCTCGGACATCCTCTTCACCTCCGGCACCACGGGACGCAGCAAGGGCGTGCTGTGCGCGCACCGCCAGTCGCTCGATGCACCCGCCGCATGGGCTGCGTGTGGGCAGCTCACCAGCGCCGACCGCTACCTCTGTATCAATCCGTTCTTCCACAACTTCGGTTACAAGGCCGGCATCCTGGCCTGTCTGCAGACCGGCGCGACGCTGATCCCACAGCTGACGTTCGACCCCGAGCAGGCGATGGCCGCGGTGGCGGAGCACAGGATCACCGTGCTGCCCGGACCGCCGACCATCTATCAGACGCTTCTCGATCATCCGAAGCGCGGCGACTACGACCTGACATCGCTGCGGTTCGCGGTCACCGGCGCCGCCACGATCCCGGTGGTTCTGATCGAACGCATGCAGGCAGAACTCGACATCGACATCGTGCTCACGGCCTACGGACTGACCGAGGCCAGCGGGTTCGGGACGATGTGCCGCGCGGACGACGACGCGGTCACCGTCGCGACCACCTGCGGACGCCCGATCGCGGATTTCGAGTTGCGCATCGACGACCCGTCCGAGGACGGCTCCGGTGAAGTGCTGCTGCGCGGGCCCAACGTGATGTTCGGCTACCTCGACGATCCCGACGCGACCGCTGCCGCCATCGACTCCGAAGGCTGGCTGCACACCGGGGACGTCGGCCGGTTGGACGAACGCGGCAATCTGACGATCACCGACCGGCTCAAGGACATGTACATCTGCGGCGGGTTCAACGTCTATCCGGCCGAGATCGAGCAAGTGCTGGCCCGGCTCGACGGGGTCGCTGAGTCCGCGGTGATCGGGGTGCCCGACGAACGCCTCGGAGAGGTCGGCAAGGCGTTCCTGGTGCTCAAGCCGGGGGCGGAACTGAATGAACAGCAAGTGATCGCCTACGCACGTACGCATTTGGCGAACTTCAAGGCACCACGATCGGTGGAGTTCATCGACGTGTTGCCCCGCAATCCAGGCGGCAAAGTGGTCAAACCGGTTCTCAGAGAGAAGACACTGCGGGAAAGGCTCTGA
- the ipdF gene encoding (5R,7aS)-5-hydroxy-7a-methyl-1-oxo-2,3,5,6,7,7a-hexahydro-1H-indene-carboxyl-CoA reductase gives MSLAEAPKEIEGHGLLTGKVVVVTAAAGTGIGSAVARRALIEGADVVVSDHHERRLLETRDQLAELGLGRVESVVCDVTSTAQVDALISSTTARLGRLDVLVNNAGLGGETPIVDMTDEEWDRVLNVTLTSVMRATRAALWYFREADHGGVIVNNASVLGWRAQHSQSHYAAAKAGVMALTRCSAIEAVEHGVRINAVSPSIARHKFLEKVSSSELLDRLSEGEAFGRAAEPWEIAATIAFLASDYSSYLTGEVISVSSQRA, from the coding sequence ATGAGTCTGGCCGAAGCGCCGAAAGAGATTGAGGGCCACGGACTTCTGACCGGCAAGGTGGTCGTGGTGACCGCCGCGGCGGGCACCGGCATCGGGTCGGCGGTGGCGCGACGCGCGTTGATCGAGGGTGCCGACGTGGTCGTCTCAGACCACCATGAGAGGCGCCTTCTCGAAACTCGCGACCAGCTGGCCGAACTCGGCCTCGGTCGCGTGGAGAGCGTGGTCTGCGACGTGACGTCTACCGCGCAGGTCGACGCGCTGATCTCGTCGACGACAGCCCGGCTGGGGCGGCTCGACGTGCTGGTCAACAATGCGGGTCTGGGCGGCGAGACGCCCATCGTCGATATGACCGATGAAGAGTGGGACCGCGTCCTGAATGTGACGCTGACGTCGGTGATGCGCGCGACGCGCGCCGCCCTGTGGTATTTCCGCGAGGCCGATCACGGCGGTGTGATCGTCAACAACGCCAGCGTCCTCGGTTGGCGTGCACAGCATTCACAGTCGCACTACGCCGCGGCCAAAGCAGGAGTGATGGCGCTGACGCGTTGCAGCGCAATCGAAGCCGTCGAGCACGGTGTGCGTATCAACGCGGTGTCCCCGAGTATCGCCAGGCACAAGTTCCTCGAGAAGGTCAGCAGCTCGGAGTTGCTGGACCGGCTCTCGGAGGGCGAGGCGTTCGGACGCGCGGCCGAGCCTTGGGAGATCGCCGCCACCATAGCCTTTCTGGCCAGCGACTACTCCAGTTACCTGACTGGCGAAGTGATTTCGGTATCGAGTCAACGAGCATGA
- the ipdE1 gene encoding acyl-CoA dehydrogenase IpdE1 has protein sequence MIEVQEFRAEVRDWLAENLAGEFAAIKGLGGPGREDEAFEERRVWNQHLAAAGYTCLGWPEEHGGRGLTVAHRVAFYEEYALANAPAKVNHFGEELLGPTVIAFGTPEQQQRFLPKILDVTELWCQGYSEPGAGSDLANVSTTAELVGDEWVINGQKVWTSLAHWAQWCFVVARTEKGSKRHAGLSFLLVPLDQPGVEVRPIVQLTGDSEFNEVFFDDARTEAGLVVGEPGDGWRVAMGLLTFERGVSTLGQQIEYARELSGVAELAKSNGAADDPLIRERLARSWAGLRTMRSYALATMDVEQPGQDNVSKLLWANWHRELGEIAMEVLGSDGLTLTDGEFDEWQKLYLFSRADTIYGGSNEIQRNIIAERVLGLPREVKG, from the coding sequence GTGATAGAGGTCCAGGAGTTCAGGGCCGAGGTCCGCGACTGGCTCGCCGAGAATCTCGCCGGCGAATTCGCCGCGATCAAAGGCCTGGGAGGGCCCGGTCGCGAGGATGAGGCGTTCGAGGAACGTCGGGTCTGGAACCAGCATCTCGCGGCCGCCGGCTACACATGTCTCGGCTGGCCGGAAGAGCACGGCGGCCGTGGCCTGACCGTCGCGCACCGCGTCGCGTTCTACGAGGAGTACGCCCTCGCGAACGCACCCGCGAAGGTGAATCACTTCGGCGAGGAATTGCTGGGGCCGACGGTGATCGCCTTCGGCACTCCCGAGCAGCAGCAGCGCTTCCTGCCCAAGATCCTCGACGTCACCGAGCTGTGGTGCCAGGGCTACTCGGAACCCGGCGCGGGCAGCGATCTGGCCAACGTGTCGACGACCGCTGAGCTCGTGGGTGACGAGTGGGTCATCAACGGGCAGAAGGTGTGGACGTCGCTGGCGCACTGGGCGCAGTGGTGCTTCGTCGTGGCGCGCACCGAGAAGGGCTCGAAACGCCACGCGGGCCTGTCATTCCTTCTGGTGCCGTTGGATCAACCGGGTGTCGAGGTGCGGCCCATCGTGCAGCTGACCGGGGACTCGGAGTTCAACGAGGTGTTCTTCGACGACGCACGCACCGAGGCCGGACTGGTGGTCGGGGAGCCCGGCGATGGTTGGCGAGTCGCCATGGGACTCTTGACGTTCGAGCGTGGTGTGTCGACGCTGGGTCAACAGATCGAGTACGCCCGTGAGCTTTCCGGTGTCGCCGAGCTCGCCAAGAGTAACGGCGCCGCCGACGATCCGCTGATCCGTGAGCGGTTGGCCCGATCGTGGGCCGGTCTGCGCACTATGAGGTCGTATGCGCTGGCGACGATGGATGTCGAGCAGCCGGGACAGGACAACGTCTCGAAACTGTTGTGGGCCAACTGGCATCGCGAACTCGGTGAGATCGCCATGGAGGTGCTCGGCAGTGACGGACTGACGCTGACCGATGGCGAATTCGACGAATGGCAGAAGCTGTACCTGTTCTCGCGCGCGGACACGATCTACGGCGGTTCCAACGAGATCCAGCGCAACATCATCGCCGAGCGGGTGCTCGGCCTACCGCGAGAGGTCAAGGGATGA
- the fadA6 gene encoding steroid 3-ketoacyl-CoA thiolase FadA6, whose protein sequence is MTGAPQAYVIEAVRTAVGKRGGGLSGVHPVDLGAAAWRGLFDRVDVDPGAVDDVIAGCVDAIGPQAGNIARLSWLAAGYPEEVPGVTVDRQCGSSQQAISFGAQAIMSGTADLIVAGGMQNMSQIPISSAMTVAEQFGFTSPTNESKSWLHRYGDQEISQFRGSELIAEKWNLSREEMEQYSLTSHQRAQEAIRAGHFENEIIDVDGFVIDEGPRDTSLEKMAGLKTLVEGGRLTAAMASQISDGSSAVLLASEKAVQAHNLKPRARIHHISARGADPVFMLTGPIPATQYALDKTGLSIDDIDTVEINEAFAPVVMAWLKETKADPAKVNPSGGAIALGHPLGATGAKLFTTMLNTLERTGGRYGLQTMCEGGGTANVTIIERL, encoded by the coding sequence ATGACTGGAGCACCGCAGGCATACGTCATCGAAGCTGTCCGTACCGCTGTCGGCAAGCGCGGCGGAGGACTGTCCGGCGTGCACCCCGTGGATCTGGGCGCTGCGGCGTGGCGCGGTCTGTTCGACCGCGTAGACGTCGACCCCGGTGCCGTCGACGATGTCATCGCCGGTTGCGTCGACGCCATCGGCCCGCAGGCCGGCAACATCGCCAGGCTTTCGTGGCTGGCCGCCGGATACCCCGAAGAGGTGCCCGGTGTCACCGTCGACCGCCAGTGCGGTTCGAGTCAGCAGGCCATTTCCTTTGGCGCACAGGCGATCATGTCCGGCACTGCCGACCTGATCGTTGCGGGCGGTATGCAGAACATGAGCCAGATCCCGATTTCGTCCGCGATGACGGTGGCCGAGCAGTTCGGTTTCACCTCGCCGACCAACGAGTCCAAGAGCTGGCTGCACCGCTACGGCGACCAGGAGATCTCGCAGTTCCGCGGTTCGGAGCTGATCGCCGAGAAGTGGAACCTCTCGCGTGAGGAGATGGAGCAGTACTCGCTGACCAGCCACCAGCGCGCCCAGGAGGCGATCCGGGCCGGGCACTTCGAGAACGAGATCATCGACGTCGATGGCTTCGTCATCGACGAGGGGCCGCGCGACACGTCTCTGGAGAAGATGGCCGGGCTCAAGACCCTCGTCGAGGGTGGCCGGCTGACCGCCGCCATGGCCAGCCAGATCTCCGACGGGTCCAGCGCCGTTCTGCTCGCCTCCGAAAAGGCAGTGCAGGCTCACAATCTGAAACCGCGGGCACGCATCCACCACATCAGCGCCCGTGGCGCCGATCCGGTGTTCATGCTGACCGGCCCGATCCCCGCGACTCAGTACGCGCTGGACAAGACCGGCCTGTCTATCGACGACATCGACACCGTCGAGATCAACGAGGCGTTCGCGCCGGTCGTCATGGCGTGGCTCAAGGAGACCAAGGCCGACCCCGCGAAGGTCAACCCCAGCGGTGGCGCGATCGCGCTCGGGCACCCCCTCGGCGCGACCGGGGCCAAGCTGTTCACCACGATGCTGAACACGTTGGAGCGCACCGGCGGTCGCTACGGTCTGCAGACGATGTGCGAGGGCGGCGGCACCGCCAACGTCACCATCATCGAGCGCCTCTAG